Proteins from a single region of Cannabis sativa mitochondrion, complete genome:
- the matR gene encoding maturase — MKEAIRMVLESIYDPEFPDTSHFRSGRGRHSALRRIKEEWGTSRWFLEFDIRKCFHTIDRHRLIPIFKEEIDDPKFFYSIQKVFSAGRLVGGEKGPYSVPHSVLLSALPGNIYLHKLDQEIGRIRQKYEIPIVQRIRSVLLRTGRIDDQENSGEEASFNAPQDNRAIIVGRVKSFQRKAAFHSLVSSWHTPRLRGDQKTPFVFPPSSALAAFLNKPSSLLCAAFLIEAAGLTPKAEFYGGERCNNNWAMRDLIKYCKRKGLLIELGGETILVIRSERRLARKLAAPLKTHYLIRICYARYADDSLLGIVGAVELLIEIQKRIAHFLQSGLNLWVGSAGSTTIAARSTVEFPGTVIREVPPRTTPIQFLRELEKRLRVKHRIHITACHLRSAIHSKFRNLGNSIPIKQLTKGMSETGSLLDGVQLAETLGTAGVRGPQVSVLWGTVKHIRQGSRGISLLHSSGRSNASSDVQQAVSRSGMSVRKLSLYTPAGRKAAGEGGGHWAGSISSEFPIQIEAPIKKILRRLRDRGIISRRRPWPIHVACLTNVSDGDIVNWSAGIAISPLSYYKCRDNLYQVRTIVDHQIRWSAIFTLAHKHKSSARNIIPKYSKDSNIVNQEGGKTLAEFPNSIELGKLGPGQDPNNKEHSTTSLV, encoded by the coding sequence ATGAAAGAGGCGATCAGAATGGTACTCGAATCCATTTACGATCCCGAGTTTCCAGACACATCGCACTTCCGCTCGGGTCGAGGCCGCCACTCGGCCCTAAGACGGATCAAAGAAGAGTGGGGAACCTCTCGCTGGTTTTTGGAATTCGACATCAGGAAGTGTTTTCACACCATCGACCGACATCGACTCATCCCAATCTTTAAGGAAGAGATCGACGATCCCAAGTTCTTTTACTCCATTCAGAAAGTCTTTTCCGCCGGACGACTCGTAGGAGGTGAGAAGGGCCCTTACTCCGTCCCACACAGTGTACTACTATCGGCCCTACCAGGCAACATCTACCTACACAAGCTCGATCAGGAGATAGGGAGGATCCGACAGAAGTACGAAATTCCGATTGTTCAGAGAATCAGATCGGTTCTATTAAGGACAGGTCGTATTGATGACCAAGAGAACTCTGGAGAAGAAGCAAGCTTCAACGCTCCCCAAGACAACAGAGCCATCATTGTGGGGAGGGTAAAGAGCTTCCAACGCAAAGCGGCCTTTCATTCCCTTGTTTCGTCGTGGCACACCCCCCGGCTCAGGGGGGACCAGAAAACGCCTTTCGTTTTCCCCCCTTCGTCGGCCCTTGCCGCCTTCCTTAACAAGCCCTCGAGCCTCCTTTGCGCCGCCTTCCTCATAGAAGCCGCCGGGTTGACCCCGAAGGCCGAATTCTATGGTGGAGAACGCTGTAATAATAATTGGGCCATGAGAGACCTTATTAAGTATTGCAAAAGAAAGGGCCTGCTGATAGAGCTGGGCGGGGAGACGATACTAGTTATCAGGTCAGAGAGACGCCTGGCCCGTAAGCTGGCGGCCCCCTTAAAAACCCATTACTTAATAAGGATTTGTTACGCGCGATATGCCGACGACTCACTACTGGGAATCGTGGGTGCCGTAGAGCTTCTCATAGAAATACAAAAACGTATCGCCCACTTCCTACAATCCGGCCTGAACCTTTGGGTAGGCTCCGCAGGATCAACAACAATAGCTGCACGGAGTACGGTAGAATTCCCCGGTACGGTCATTCGGGAAGTCCCTCCGAGGACGACTCCCATACAATTCTTGCGAGAGCTGGAGAAGCGTCTACGGGTAAAGCACCGTATCCATATAACTGCTTGCCACCTACGCTCCGCCATCCATTCCAAGTTTAGGAACCTAGGTAATAGTATCCCGATCAAACAGCTGACGAAGGGGATGAGCGAAACAGGGAGTCTACTGGACGGGGTTCAACTAGCGGAGACTCTTGGAACAGCTGGAGTAAGAGGTCCCCAAGTGAGCGTATTATGGGGGACCGTCAAGCACATCCGGCAAGGATCAAGGGGGATCTCGTTGTTGCATAGCTCAGGTCGGAGCAACGCGTCATCGGACGTTCAACAGGCAGTCTCACGATCGGGCATGAGTGTCCGGAAGTTGTCATTGTATACTCCCGCGGGTCGGAAGGCGGCGGGGGAAGGAGGAGGACACTGGGCGGGATCTATCAGCAGCGAATTCCCCATACAGATAGAGGCGCCTATCAAAAAGATACTCCGAAGGCTTCGGGATCGAGGTATCATTAGCCGAAGAAGACCCTGGCCAATCCACGTGGCCTGCTTGACGAACGTCAGCGACGGAGACATCGTAAATTGGTCCGCGGGCATCGCGATAAGTCCTCTGTCCTACTACAAGTGCCGCGACAACCTTTACCAAGTCCGAACGATTGTCGACCACCAGATCCGCTGGTCTGCAATATTCACCCTAGCCCACAAGCACAAATCCTCGGCGCGGAATATAATCCCAAAGTACTCCAAAGACTCAAATATAGTAAATCAAGAAGGTGGTAAGACCCTTGCAGAGTTCCCCAACAGCATAGAGCTTGGGAAGCTCGGACCCGGTCAAGATCCGAACAACAAGGAGCACTCAACTACTAGTCTAGTCTAG
- the rps10 gene encoding ribosomal protein S10 yields MTTKIRIVIRSFDHPFFENHFGGLPPYTRKIGLPESRVLYTVLRSPHIDKKSREQFEMEIKKQFLVIKTERHELRKKFFRLKRLYLELNMKSYFIARPVRIKENSRDC; encoded by the exons ACGACCACCAAGATACGCATAGTGATTCGATCTTTTGATCACCCATTTTTTGAAAACCATTTTGGGGGGCTTCCGCCTTACACACGGAAGATTGGATTGCCTGAATCACGAGTCTTATATACTGTGTTACGATCACCTCATATTGATAAAAAGTCCAGAGAACAATTTGAAATGGAAATCAAGAAACAATTTCTGGTCATAAAAACAGAAAGGCATGAATTGCGCAAGAAGTTCTTTCGGTTAAAACGCC TATATTTGGAGCTCAATATGAAATCCTATTTTATTGCAAGACCCGTTCGGATAAAGGAAAACTCCAGAGATTGCTTC
- the rpl5 gene encoding ribosomal protein L5, whose product MFPLYFHYEDVSRQDPLLKPNHANVMEVPGSCEIRVVPKAPYDFIIKNGKLAMEIPRGQKFIQTERGSTGKSFRSNPFLGSNKDKGYVSDLARQSTLRGHGMSNFSVRISTVMSLLDSPVEIRENSIQFSMETEFCEFSPELEDHFEIFEHIRGFNVTIVTSANTQDETLPPWSGFLQKDEGETQ is encoded by the coding sequence ATGTTTCCACTCTATTTTCATTACGAAGATGTATCACGTCAGGATCCGTTGCTCAAACCGAATCACGCCAACGTTATGGAAGTTCCTGGATCGTGTGAAATAAGAGTAGTACCAAAGGCACCCTATGATTTCATAATCAAAAATGGAAAATTGGCTATGGAGATTCCGCGCGGTCAGAAATTCATACAGACAGAAAGGGGTTCGACAGGAAAGTCGTTTCGATCCAATCCATTCTTGGGGTCAAATAAAGACAAAGGATATGTCAGTGACCTAGCACGACAAAGCACTCTCCGAGGGCATGGAATGTCTAATTTTTCGGTCAGAATCTCGACAGTAATGTCTCTGTTAGATTCTCCGGTCGAAATACGGGAAAACTCCATTCAATTCTCGATGGAAACGGAGTTTTGCGAATTCTCCCCGGAACTGGAAGATCATTTCGAGATTTTCGAACATATTCGAGGGTTCAATGTGACTATTGTAACTTCGGCCAACACACAAGATGAGACTTTACCACCGTGGAGCGGCTTTTTGCAAAAAGATGAGGGGGAAACTCAGTAA
- the cob gene encoding apocytochrome b, whose translation MTLRNQRFSLLKQPISSTLNQHLIDYPTPSNLSYWWGFGPLAGICLVIQIVTGVFLAMHHTPHVDLAFNSVEHVMRDVEGGWLLRYMHANGASMFLIVVHLHIFRGLYHASYSSPREFVRCLGVVIFLLMIVTAFTGYVLPWGQMSFWGATVITSLASAIPVVGDTIVTWLWGGFSVDNATLNRFFSLHHLLPFILVGASLLHLAALHQYGSNNPLGVHSEMDKIAFYPYFYVKDLVGWVAFAIFSSIWIFYAPNVLGHPDNYIPANPMSTPPHIVPEWYFLPIHAILRSIPDKAGGVAAIAPVFICLLALPFFKNMYVRSSSFRPIHKGIFWLLLADCLLLGWIGCQPVEAPFVTIGQISPFVFFLFFAITPIPGQVGRGIPNSYKEPTPNNNKH comes from the coding sequence ATGACTCTAAGGAACCAACGATTCTCTCTTCTTAAACAACCTATATCCTCCACACTTAATCAGCATTTGATAGATTATCCAACCCCGAGCAATCTTAGTTATTGGTGGGGGTTCGGTCCCTTAGCTGGTATTTGTTTAGTCATTCAGATAGTGACTGGCGTTTTTTTAGCTATGCATCACACACCTCATGTGGATCTAGCTTTCAACAGCGTAGAACACGTTATGAGAGATGTTGAAGGGGGCTGGTTGCTCCGTTATATGCATGCTAATGGGGCAAGTATGTTTCTCATTGTGGTTCACCTTCATATTTTTCGTGGTCTATATCATGCGAGTTATAGCAGTCCTAGGGAATTTGTTCGGTGTCTCGGAGTTGTAATCTTCCTATTAATGATTGTGACAGCTTTTACAGGATACGTACTACCTTGGGGTCAGATGAGCTTTTGGGGAGCTACAGTAATTACAAGCTTAGCTAGCGCCATACCTGTAGTAGGAGATACCATAGTGACTTGGCTTTGGGGTGGTTTCTCCGTGGACAATGCCACCTTAAATCGTTTTTTTAGTCTTCATCATTTACTCCCCTTTATTTTAGTAGGCGCCAGTCTTCTTCATCTGGCCGCATTGCATCAATATGGATCAAATAATCCATTGGGTGTACATTCAGAGATGGATAAAATCGCTTTTTACCCTTATTTTTATGTAAAGGATCTAGTAGGTTGGGTAGCTTTTGCTATCTTTTCTTCCATTTGGATTTTTTATGCTCCTAATGTTTTGGGGCATCCCGACAATTATATACCTGCTAATCCGATGTCCACCCCGCCTCATATTGTGCCGGAATGGTATTTCCTACCGATCCATGCCATTCTTCGTAGTATACCTGACAAAGCGGGAGGTGTAGCCGCAATAGCACCAGTTTTTATATGTCTGTTGGCTTTACCTTTTTTTAAAAATATGTATGTGCGTAGTTCAAGTTTTCGCCCTATTCACAAAGGAATATTTTGGTTGCTTTTGGCGGATTGCTTACTACTAGGTTGGATCGGATGTCAACCTGTGGAGGCTCCATTTGTTACTATTGGACAAATTTCTCCTTTTGTTTTCTTCTTGTTCTTTGCCATAACGCCCATTCCGGGACAAGTTGGAAGAGGAATTCCTAATTCTTACAAAGAACCGACTCCTAATAATAATAAACACTGA